A genomic segment from Gracilimonas sediminicola encodes:
- a CDS encoding nitroreductase family protein has protein sequence MREAIFVPLESYKELPQDEMKQKASEFYELVKRRRTVREFSSRAVPKEVIENCLLAAGTAPNGANKQPWHFVAVSDPEVKKKIRVEAEKEEHEFYNRRAPEDWLDDLRPLGTDEHKPFLEEAPYLIGIFAQSYNLDKEGEKEKHYYVKESVGIATGILITALHNAGLATLTHTPSPMGFLNEIMGRPSHEKPFLLLVVGYPAEGVTVPDITKKSLDEISTFI, from the coding sequence ATGCGTGAAGCCATCTTCGTACCCCTCGAATCTTACAAGGAACTCCCACAGGATGAAATGAAACAAAAGGCCTCGGAGTTCTACGAACTGGTGAAGCGCCGGCGCACTGTTCGTGAATTCAGTTCCAGAGCCGTGCCCAAAGAGGTTATCGAGAACTGTTTATTAGCCGCAGGCACCGCCCCGAATGGAGCGAACAAACAACCCTGGCATTTTGTGGCCGTCAGCGATCCGGAGGTGAAGAAAAAGATTCGGGTTGAGGCAGAAAAAGAGGAGCATGAGTTTTATAACCGCCGGGCCCCGGAAGACTGGCTTGATGACCTTCGCCCGCTTGGAACCGATGAGCACAAACCCTTTCTGGAAGAGGCCCCCTACCTGATCGGTATTTTTGCCCAAAGTTATAACCTGGATAAGGAGGGCGAGAAAGAAAAGCATTATTACGTTAAAGAGTCCGTCGGCATTGCCACCGGAATTTTGATTACCGCTTTACACAATGCGGGTTTAGCCACATTAACTCACACTCCAAGCCCCATGGGTTTTTTGAATGAGATTATGGGTCGGCCTTCACACGAAAAACCATTTCTTTTGTTGGTGGTTGGATATCCCGCTGAGGGAGTTACGGTTCCGGACATCACCAAAAAATCACTCGATGAAATTTCAACCTTCATCTGA
- a CDS encoding YciI family protein has translation MKNVALILLFILLSLPLLAQEPDSTAQPETFVYEWSGEKMTMQKYFIVFLKSGPERSQSEEEAMKLQREHLAYLGGLYEEGIINLNGPTDGTGDIRGFSVYNVATIEQAREYAENDPMVKAGRLVVEVHPWWLAKGSGVK, from the coding sequence ATGAAGAATGTTGCCCTTATCCTCCTTTTTATATTGCTTTCTCTTCCTCTTTTAGCCCAGGAGCCCGACTCCACGGCTCAACCCGAAACCTTTGTGTATGAGTGGTCGGGAGAAAAAATGACCATGCAGAAATATTTTATCGTTTTTCTGAAATCGGGCCCGGAACGGAGCCAGTCTGAAGAAGAGGCGATGAAACTTCAGCGCGAACATCTGGCTTACCTGGGTGGACTGTATGAAGAAGGCATCATTAACCTGAACGGACCCACAGATGGAACAGGAGATATCCGTGGTTTTTCAGTTTACAATGTAGCTACCATCGAACAGGCCCGGGAGTATGCGGAAAATGACCCGATGGTAAAAGCCGGCCGCTTGGTTGTGGAAGTTCACCCCTGGTGGTTGGCAAAAGGTTCGGGAGTGAAGTAA
- a CDS encoding VOC family protein: MEKVISGIQQIGIGIPDVHKATDWYRRHFGMDIKVFEDSATAELMTPYTGGEAHDRTAVLALNMKGGGGFEIWQYTSRTPQPADFDLMMGDLGINVGKIKSINVPGTYDEMEAAGLDILTPLEKNPAGDYNFFVKDLYGNIWQVVKGLDFFKTKTPASTGGVVGAIIGSTDIEKARKLYSDVLGYDEVVYDKTAAFDDFKGLPGGEDRYRRVLLRHSQSRQGGFSQMFGPTEIELIEVQEREPRKLFKDRYWGDLGFIHLCFDVQGMDALKEELESNGFPFTVDSANSFDMGEAAGRFTYVEDPDGTLIEFVETHKVPIIKKIGWYIDMTKRDPKKNLPNWMISALRFSRMKD; encoded by the coding sequence ATGGAAAAAGTAATTTCAGGTATTCAGCAAATTGGAATCGGTATTCCGGATGTCCACAAAGCCACGGATTGGTATCGCCGTCATTTTGGTATGGACATCAAAGTGTTTGAAGACTCTGCCACAGCTGAACTGATGACACCATACACCGGCGGCGAAGCTCATGACCGAACGGCCGTGCTGGCTCTGAATATGAAAGGTGGGGGTGGATTTGAAATCTGGCAATACACCAGCCGCACTCCTCAACCCGCTGACTTTGACTTAATGATGGGTGATTTGGGAATCAACGTGGGCAAGATCAAGTCCATTAACGTGCCCGGAACCTATGATGAAATGGAAGCTGCAGGTTTGGACATTCTCACTCCCCTTGAGAAAAACCCCGCAGGTGATTATAACTTTTTTGTGAAGGATTTGTACGGCAACATCTGGCAGGTGGTTAAAGGGCTAGATTTCTTTAAAACCAAAACACCGGCATCTACCGGCGGAGTTGTTGGGGCCATCATCGGCTCCACGGATATCGAAAAAGCCCGTAAGCTTTATTCCGATGTTTTGGGTTATGATGAAGTGGTGTATGATAAAACCGCTGCATTTGATGACTTCAAAGGATTGCCCGGTGGTGAAGACCGGTACCGCCGTGTTTTACTGCGCCATTCCCAGTCCCGTCAGGGTGGCTTCAGCCAAATGTTTGGTCCTACTGAAATAGAACTCATCGAAGTTCAGGAGCGCGAACCTCGTAAACTTTTTAAAGACCGATATTGGGGAGATCTGGGTTTTATCCATCTCTGTTTTGATGTACAGGGAATGGATGCCCTGAAAGAAGAGCTGGAATCCAATGGGTTTCCGTTCACCGTAGATTCTGCCAACAGCTTTGATATGGGCGAAGCCGCCGGGCGTTTTACCTATGTGGAAGATCCCGATGGCACCCTCATAGAGTTTGTGGAAACGCACAAGGTCCCAATCATCAAAAAGATTGGTTGGTACATTGATATGACCAAGCGAGATCCCAAAAAGAATCTTCCCAACTGGATGATCTCAGCCCTTCGGTTTAGCCGAATGAAGGATTAA
- a CDS encoding TlpA family protein disulfide reductase, producing MNEKEQKPKKTSSFKKELLQWGAIFLIGAILYGTGYHTEVIGKLQSVILYTGLFQPDVEESVVHGNSADYNMQLLTLDGTPVSFSDFKGKTIFLNFWATWCPPCIAEMPNIQRLHDDIQSNEIVFVMASLDRDPQKARDFIERKEFSFPVYSVRSKPRVYDASIVPTTYVISPTGEIVLKHQGMANYNTDRFKNFLSAVSSLQPAEWNAADTDSAESR from the coding sequence ATGAATGAAAAAGAGCAAAAACCGAAAAAGACATCCTCCTTTAAAAAAGAACTCCTGCAATGGGGAGCTATATTTCTGATCGGAGCTATTTTATACGGCACCGGGTATCACACAGAAGTAATCGGAAAGCTTCAAAGCGTGATTTTATACACCGGCCTCTTTCAGCCCGATGTTGAAGAGTCTGTTGTACATGGAAATAGTGCTGACTATAACATGCAGCTGCTTACCCTTGATGGCACCCCTGTTTCTTTTTCGGACTTCAAGGGCAAAACCATCTTCCTTAATTTTTGGGCGACCTGGTGTCCGCCTTGCATCGCCGAGATGCCGAACATCCAGCGGTTGCATGATGACATTCAGAGTAATGAGATCGTTTTTGTGATGGCTTCACTGGACCGGGACCCACAGAAAGCCCGGGATTTTATAGAACGGAAGGAGTTTAGCTTTCCGGTGTATTCTGTACGAAGCAAACCCCGCGTTTATGACGCATCCATTGTGCCTACTACCTACGTTATCTCCCCAACCGGTGAAATTGTGCTAAAACATCAGGGCATGGCCAACTATAACACGGATCGCTTTAAGAATTTCTTGAGTGCCGTCTCTTCCCTGCAGCCTGCTGAATGGAATGCGGCTGATACTGATTCTGCCGAAAGTCGCTGA
- a CDS encoding proline dehydrogenase family protein: protein MKIPFILAKRFVAGESFTESIPKAKELNKKDLKLTLDLLGENIDDRQTATDTVDAYIRLLEGIKEQDLISSISIKLTMMGLDIDHDFTRENLFRLLDVAKAQDQFVRIDMEGSDHTQITLDIFKEAFEKYGKHVGTVIQAMLHRSHNDIHELAEMGADIRLVKGAYSEPSKIALQNMPAIREAFKEQAKVLLEKTPFPRFGTHDDELIDWLKSYAAENEISKDRFEFQMLYGLREETMVQLSDEGYSARVYVPFGTDWFPYFKRRLMERKENVWFVLSTMFKK from the coding sequence ATGAAGATACCTTTCATTTTAGCAAAACGCTTTGTAGCCGGAGAGTCTTTTACCGAATCAATTCCGAAAGCAAAAGAATTAAACAAAAAAGATCTCAAGCTTACCTTGGATCTTTTGGGTGAAAATATTGACGATCGCCAAACCGCAACAGATACCGTTGATGCTTACATTCGCCTGCTTGAAGGCATCAAAGAGCAGGATTTAATCAGCAGTATTTCCATTAAGCTCACCATGATGGGGCTGGATATCGATCATGATTTCACCCGGGAAAACCTGTTTCGCCTGCTGGATGTAGCTAAGGCTCAAGATCAGTTTGTGCGGATTGATATGGAGGGTTCTGATCATACCCAAATCACACTGGATATCTTCAAAGAAGCTTTCGAAAAGTACGGCAAGCATGTGGGTACTGTGATTCAGGCCATGCTGCATCGAAGCCATAATGATATCCACGAGCTGGCTGAAATGGGAGCCGATATTCGTCTGGTGAAAGGCGCTTACAGCGAACCTTCCAAGATTGCACTCCAAAACATGCCTGCCATTAGGGAGGCTTTCAAAGAGCAGGCGAAAGTGCTTTTAGAAAAAACACCTTTTCCCCGTTTTGGGACTCACGATGACGAACTAATTGACTGGCTTAAGAGCTACGCCGCCGAAAATGAAATTTCCAAAGATCGTTTTGAGTTTCAGATGCTGTACGGGCTTCGGGAAGAAACCATGGTTCAGCTTAGTGATGAAGGCTATTCTGCCCGCGTGTATGTTCCGTTTGGCACCGACTGGTTTCCCTACTTCAAGCGCCGATTGATGGAGCGTAAAGAAAACGTTTGGTTTGTGCTAAGCACCATGTTTAAGAAGTAA
- a CDS encoding DoxX family protein, whose protein sequence is MSFLFEPSFHRYLIGVLFILAGLLHFLKPGMYMSIMPDYIPFHKAMVLISGVAEILGGIGIMVPEFRTFAAWGLIVLLLVVFPANIDMAWSGYKNHGLTLYTWALIARLPLQFVLIWWVYWAGVN, encoded by the coding sequence ATGTCCTTTCTTTTCGAGCCTTCTTTCCACCGATACCTTATTGGCGTTTTGTTTATTCTTGCCGGTCTGCTTCACTTCCTGAAACCCGGTATGTATATGAGCATCATGCCTGACTATATTCCTTTTCACAAAGCGATGGTTCTCATCAGCGGGGTGGCTGAAATATTGGGAGGAATTGGAATCATGGTACCTGAATTTCGCACTTTTGCAGCCTGGGGATTAATTGTATTACTCCTCGTCGTTTTTCCGGCTAATATTGACATGGCCTGGAGCGGATATAAAAACCATGGCCTCACCCTTTATACCTGGGCGCTGATTGCCCGGCTGCCTTTACAATTCGTGCTAATATGGTGGGTATATTGGGCAGGGGTAAATTGA
- the uvrA gene encoding excinuclease ABC subunit UvrA has product MSTIQTASKEAKEKEEERPIIIKGARTHNLKDIDVEIPRNKLTVVTGVSGSGKSSLAFDTIYAEGQRRYVESLSSYARQFLERMDKPDVDFMQGISPAMAIQQKTTTSNPRSTVGTTTEIYDYVRLLFARIGKTISPVSGEVVKKDTPRTAIEKLFGSQDEGERFYVLHPIPHHEKKKLDEELKVLKEKGLTRLLNIEDESMVDLTTDEINLKKFKADKHRVLIDRLVLKDDKDTRTRIADSLETAFQEGSGRCSIKMRGGEELRFSERFEKDGIEFTEPTPQMFSFNNPFGACDNCEGFGKVSGIDEDLVIPDHQKTIRNGAIAPFDSQKFSMHLRDLIKVAAREKYPIDTPYAELSKEFKDVIWKGKDEYIGIWKFFDEIKNQSYKVHMRVLYSRYRGYSRCQECEGYRVRKDALYVKVGDLHVGEVSELTIGHARDYFEDLELTEFEEGVAGQILYEIRKRLKYLDEVGLDYLTLDRLANTLSGGESQRISLANALGSSLIGSLYVLDEPTIGLHPRDNDRLIKILESLRDIGNTVLVVEHDPEMIKAADNVIDIGPFAGTHGGEVVFQGSVDKLIKADTLTGKFLSGRKEIPVPTKRRKGNGKTIELRGASEHNLKNVDVDFPLGMMTVVTGVSGSGKSTLVHDTLYAGIQKHIGSYNDKVGRFSDLSGMAAVHGVEMVDQSPIGRSSRSNPATYTKAFDGIRDLFANTKQSKIMGYEPGHFSFNVPGGRCENCQGEGVQRIEMQFMADIELTCEVCNGTRFRKDVLGVKYRGKNIHDVLEMPVSEAIEFFVDETTIINKLQPLEDVGLGYLKLGQSATTLSGGEAQRVKLAKFLAKTSTDHTLYFFDEPTTGLHFEDVAKLLDSFNELVEQGHSVIIIEHNLDIIKCADWIIDIGPEGGFGGGQIVAEGTPEDIMEHKESYTGTFLKDYLQ; this is encoded by the coding sequence ATGTCCACAATTCAAACGGCAAGCAAAGAAGCAAAAGAGAAAGAAGAAGAGCGTCCGATAATTATAAAGGGGGCGAGGACACACAACCTCAAAGACATTGACGTAGAAATTCCCCGTAATAAGCTGACCGTGGTTACCGGGGTTTCGGGTTCAGGAAAATCGAGTCTCGCTTTTGATACTATCTATGCGGAAGGGCAGCGCCGGTATGTGGAAAGTCTCTCCAGCTATGCCCGTCAGTTTTTGGAGCGAATGGATAAGCCGGATGTGGATTTTATGCAGGGAATATCGCCGGCCATGGCCATACAGCAAAAAACGACTACCTCCAATCCTCGCTCAACCGTCGGTACAACGACCGAAATCTATGATTACGTTCGGTTGTTATTTGCCCGGATAGGGAAGACGATTTCACCGGTTTCGGGAGAAGTGGTAAAAAAGGACACCCCTCGCACTGCCATTGAGAAGCTGTTTGGAAGCCAGGATGAAGGCGAACGGTTTTATGTGCTTCATCCCATTCCACATCACGAAAAAAAGAAGCTGGATGAAGAGCTTAAAGTGCTCAAAGAAAAAGGGCTGACTCGTCTTTTAAACATCGAAGACGAAAGCATGGTGGATTTAACAACGGATGAAATCAACCTGAAAAAATTTAAGGCTGACAAGCACCGGGTGTTGATTGACCGCCTGGTTTTAAAGGATGATAAAGACACCCGCACACGAATTGCCGATTCGCTGGAAACGGCTTTTCAGGAAGGCAGCGGAAGGTGCTCAATTAAGATGAGGGGCGGTGAAGAACTTCGGTTCAGTGAACGTTTTGAAAAAGATGGCATCGAGTTTACCGAGCCGACTCCCCAGATGTTTTCATTCAATAATCCATTTGGAGCCTGTGATAACTGCGAAGGCTTTGGGAAGGTATCCGGTATCGATGAAGACCTGGTTATTCCCGATCACCAAAAAACGATCAGGAACGGAGCTATCGCCCCTTTTGATTCCCAGAAATTCAGCATGCACCTGCGGGATTTAATAAAAGTTGCAGCCCGTGAAAAATATCCTATCGACACGCCATACGCGGAGCTTTCCAAAGAATTCAAAGATGTAATCTGGAAAGGGAAAGATGAGTATATCGGAATCTGGAAGTTCTTTGACGAGATCAAGAACCAATCCTATAAAGTGCACATGCGCGTGTTGTATTCCCGCTATCGCGGATACAGCCGCTGTCAGGAATGTGAAGGCTACCGGGTTCGGAAAGATGCACTGTATGTGAAAGTTGGCGACTTGCATGTGGGCGAAGTTTCTGAGCTGACCATTGGCCACGCCCGCGATTATTTTGAAGACCTGGAGCTTACCGAGTTTGAGGAAGGCGTGGCAGGGCAGATTCTATACGAAATCCGAAAGCGCCTCAAATATCTGGATGAAGTGGGCCTGGATTACCTGACTTTGGATCGGCTGGCAAATACCCTGAGTGGAGGTGAGTCGCAGCGAATCAGCCTGGCTAATGCACTTGGCAGCTCTTTGATAGGAAGTTTGTATGTGCTGGATGAGCCGACTATCGGACTTCACCCCAGGGATAACGACCGGTTGATTAAAATTCTGGAGTCGTTGAGGGATATCGGAAATACCGTATTGGTGGTAGAGCACGATCCCGAAATGATAAAAGCGGCGGATAATGTAATTGATATTGGTCCTTTTGCCGGAACTCATGGTGGAGAAGTGGTATTTCAGGGTTCTGTAGATAAACTCATTAAAGCCGACACACTAACCGGGAAGTTTTTAAGTGGTCGGAAGGAAATCCCGGTTCCCACAAAACGAAGAAAAGGAAATGGGAAAACCATTGAATTGCGGGGAGCTTCAGAGCATAACCTGAAGAATGTAGACGTGGATTTTCCACTTGGGATGATGACGGTGGTGACTGGTGTTTCAGGCTCCGGGAAGTCAACGCTGGTTCACGATACGCTGTACGCCGGCATTCAAAAACACATTGGGTCGTATAATGATAAAGTAGGACGTTTCTCGGACCTGTCCGGAATGGCAGCTGTTCACGGCGTGGAGATGGTAGATCAAAGTCCGATTGGCCGATCTTCCCGTTCAAATCCGGCCACGTACACTAAAGCCTTTGATGGTATCCGCGACCTGTTTGCCAATACCAAGCAATCCAAAATAATGGGGTACGAACCGGGTCACTTTTCTTTTAACGTGCCCGGTGGCCGCTGTGAAAACTGCCAGGGAGAAGGCGTTCAGCGGATTGAAATGCAGTTTATGGCCGACATTGAGCTGACCTGCGAAGTGTGCAACGGAACCCGTTTTCGAAAAGATGTGTTAGGCGTAAAGTATCGAGGCAAGAATATTCATGACGTATTGGAGATGCCGGTTTCTGAAGCCATTGAGTTTTTTGTGGACGAAACCACCATCATTAACAAACTGCAGCCGCTGGAAGATGTAGGGCTTGGATACTTAAAATTAGGGCAAAGCGCGACCACCCTTTCCGGAGGGGAAGCCCAGCGGGTGAAGCTGGCAAAATTCCTGGCTAAAACCTCCACCGACCACACCCTCTATTTCTTCGATGAGCCAACAACCGGCCTGCACTTTGAAGATGTGGCCAAACTGCTTGATTCGTTTAATGAGCTGGTTGAACAGGGTCATTCGGTAATTATCATCGAGCATAACCTGGATATCATAAAGTGTGCCGACTGGATTATTGATATCGGGCCGGAAGGTGGATTTGGAGGCGGACAAATTGTAGCAGAAGGTACGCCTGAAGACATTATGGAACATAAAGAGAGTTATACAGGTACATTTTTAAAAGACTACCTGCAATAA
- a CDS encoding porin family protein, whose translation MKLRQTIIGIVAGVFFVLGSVAQAQVLPKFGVKAGANYSTFNNTDNVEYKAGFVGGIYSSIKVPASPLTIQPEVLYAQYGAGIENSDAWFRVNYLQIPVLLKFGFNTPGVQPNVFFGPYMGINLNSEVKNESGSINLDDQAEGTDFGIAVGAGLDISKFNIGLRYTVGLKDVANDNFNDEAKNGAFALTVGIEF comes from the coding sequence ATGAAACTCAGACAAACGATAATCGGAATTGTAGCCGGAGTTTTTTTTGTGCTGGGAAGCGTTGCACAGGCACAAGTACTGCCAAAGTTTGGGGTGAAGGCCGGCGCAAACTACTCAACTTTTAACAACACAGACAATGTAGAGTATAAAGCCGGATTTGTAGGGGGAATTTACTCAAGTATCAAAGTTCCTGCATCGCCGCTAACCATTCAGCCGGAAGTACTATATGCTCAATATGGAGCAGGTATTGAAAACAGTGATGCCTGGTTCAGAGTGAATTATCTGCAAATTCCCGTACTGCTAAAGTTTGGGTTTAATACTCCGGGAGTACAGCCTAACGTATTTTTCGGGCCATACATGGGGATTAACCTTAACTCGGAAGTGAAGAATGAAAGCGGCTCCATCAACCTTGATGACCAAGCCGAGGGAACCGATTTTGGAATTGCTGTTGGTGCCGGGTTAGATATAAGTAAGTTCAACATCGGGTTGCGCTACACCGTCGGATTGAAAGATGTAGCCAACGACAACTTCAACGATGAAGCAAAAAATGGAGCCTTTGCCCTGACTGTAGGGATCGAATTTTAG
- a CDS encoding DUF4097 family beta strand repeat-containing protein, translating to MSSTGKYLKKLMLSGALVAGLFLSAAQPALAQSSDDVYRVEEFRVSGQVSLEVRTSGGSISVVGSNEDEVIVEMYVRKRGDYVEPGDADLDDYEIEIAQDGNNVRAIVERRSGSWNWNNDGYSISFVVYAPEETRSRLKTSGGSLTVRNLSGSQELKTSGGSITAEGIRGKMILKTSGGSINMTEVQGDVEANTSGGTIRAETIVGNLDAKTSGGSIRLSGIEGNVDAKTSGGSINAEILAPSDYIELKTSGGSITIRVPQENGYNLDLDGNRVYVDLNNFSGQAEKDEINGTMNGGGTLIEAKTSGGSIRLEYL from the coding sequence ATGAGTTCAACAGGAAAATATTTGAAGAAATTGATGCTATCCGGCGCGTTAGTGGCCGGACTTTTTTTGTCAGCGGCTCAACCCGCGTTAGCCCAATCAAGTGATGATGTATATCGGGTTGAAGAGTTCCGCGTATCAGGACAGGTGAGCCTGGAGGTAAGAACATCAGGGGGAAGTATTTCGGTAGTAGGATCTAATGAGGACGAAGTAATTGTGGAAATGTATGTGCGAAAAAGGGGCGACTACGTGGAGCCCGGTGATGCTGACCTTGACGATTATGAAATAGAAATTGCGCAAGATGGCAATAACGTCAGGGCAATTGTGGAAAGAAGGTCAGGCAGCTGGAACTGGAATAACGACGGGTACTCTATCTCTTTTGTGGTGTATGCACCGGAAGAAACACGAAGCCGGCTAAAGACCTCCGGCGGCAGCCTGACCGTCCGTAACCTGAGTGGTTCCCAGGAGCTGAAAACTTCAGGTGGAAGCATAACAGCGGAAGGAATTCGGGGGAAAATGATTTTAAAAACTTCCGGCGGCAGCATCAATATGACGGAAGTGCAGGGTGATGTGGAAGCGAATACCAGTGGCGGTACCATCCGTGCAGAAACCATCGTTGGGAACCTGGATGCCAAAACCAGCGGAGGCAGTATTCGTCTGTCCGGTATTGAAGGTAATGTGGACGCTAAAACAAGCGGAGGCTCAATCAATGCCGAAATCCTTGCTCCATCTGATTATATAGAACTGAAAACCTCCGGTGGAAGTATCACCATTAGAGTGCCCCAGGAAAATGGATATAACTTAGACCTGGATGGAAACCGCGTTTATGTTGACCTGAACAATTTCAGCGGACAAGCTGAGAAAGATGAAATCAACGGCACCATGAACGGAGGCGGAACCCTTATCGAAGCCAAAACCAGCGGCGGGTCGATTCGCTTAGAATATTTATAA
- a CDS encoding M23 family metallopeptidase → MLITIPQSAASQDWRLSATYNVQSVGFNYVPNRTYSGEINKAVKGMLEVELERYLLYRLYVAGKGELLVQNQEDFLIGGPVNFNQINFGATAGLQWPKLGVYGGVKAGGVWNFNIKATDPNGNQFWVKPTENADRFTTSITGGVKYYLLNFVRLQAEITKTHNLPQNIVPESSFTESPAFRSFDFSPVTFSVGVSISIPWNERERPEGDKTKLPSLMRVTAVNFDKPMDDTFVTSKFGPRWRSTHEGVDLDANLRDNIYAAEQGVVVKAGNGRGYGKMVRIKHSGGFETVYAHMSKIKVKEGDRVKKGQVVGKAGNTGTSSGVHLHFEIIKDGKPVNPQSYIRF, encoded by the coding sequence ATGCTGATAACGATCCCTCAATCAGCTGCTTCCCAAGACTGGCGCCTTTCCGCAACCTATAACGTGCAAAGTGTGGGCTTTAACTACGTGCCTAATCGTACCTATTCCGGGGAAATCAATAAAGCCGTAAAGGGAATGCTGGAAGTTGAGCTTGAACGGTATTTATTATACCGGTTGTATGTAGCCGGAAAAGGTGAGCTTTTAGTCCAAAACCAGGAAGATTTTTTGATTGGCGGTCCGGTTAATTTTAACCAGATCAATTTTGGGGCCACAGCCGGTTTGCAATGGCCCAAGCTTGGAGTATATGGCGGAGTAAAAGCCGGTGGCGTGTGGAATTTTAACATCAAAGCAACCGACCCCAATGGAAATCAATTCTGGGTGAAGCCCACCGAAAATGCCGACCGTTTTACTACTTCAATAACCGGAGGTGTAAAATACTATCTGCTGAATTTTGTACGACTGCAGGCCGAGATCACCAAAACCCATAATCTTCCCCAAAACATTGTGCCTGAAAGCAGCTTCACCGAAAGCCCGGCTTTTCGATCCTTCGATTTCAGTCCTGTTACCTTTTCAGTTGGGGTTTCCATCAGTATTCCGTGGAATGAGAGAGAGCGTCCGGAAGGAGATAAAACCAAACTGCCATCCCTCATGCGGGTAACAGCCGTCAATTTTGACAAGCCCATGGACGATACGTTCGTCACTTCTAAATTCGGCCCCCGGTGGCGAAGCACTCATGAAGGCGTGGATCTGGATGCAAACCTGAGAGACAATATCTATGCAGCAGAGCAAGGTGTTGTTGTAAAAGCAGGAAATGGCCGGGGATATGGAAAAATGGTCCGCATAAAACATTCGGGCGGATTTGAAACCGTATATGCTCACATGAGCAAGATTAAGGTTAAGGAAGGTGACCGCGTTAAAAAAGGCCAGGTTGTTGGCAAGGCCGGAAATACGGGAACCTCCAGCGGAGTGCATCTGCATTTTGAAATCATCAAAGACGGCAAGCCAGTTAATCCTCAATCCTATATTCGTTTTTGA